One part of the Bdellovibrio bacteriovorus genome encodes these proteins:
- a CDS encoding sigma-54-dependent transcriptional regulator produces MTALNTKILIIDDEAPIRDVLSASLRDEGYQVSLAHDGETGIQAIRDVQPDIVFLDIWMPGKYDGIEVLNLARKEFPHVEFVMISGHGTIETAVKATKLGAWDFIEKPLSMDKILIVISNILSYQQQKEEKALLLNKLRKSIALIGEAPSIVATKQIIARVAPTSSWVLIQGEAGTGKELVAQNIHYMSSRASRPFVEINCGGIPEDLQDSEIFGIEKGAMPGVERTKKGKLDLALGGTLYIAEIGELNQAAQSKLLKYLDSRTYTRVGGTELIENDVRVIAASSKDLEKEVKDGRFREDLYYRLNVIPFRVPALREHPEDIPVLVSYFSDNVSRESGYPKKAFSEKGVEKMLAYQWPGNVRELKNFIERVYILTPGDFVDVHDLRFAGLIDKDDEKAVEMQDLSTFREARAQFEKEYLLRKIGENSGNISRTAEVIGLERSYLHRKIKAYGIDTKE; encoded by the coding sequence ATGACGGCACTGAATACGAAAATTTTGATTATTGATGATGAAGCACCGATTCGTGATGTGCTTTCTGCATCTTTGCGTGATGAAGGCTATCAGGTTTCTTTGGCCCATGATGGTGAAACCGGGATTCAGGCGATTCGTGATGTTCAGCCTGATATCGTGTTTCTGGATATCTGGATGCCGGGTAAGTACGACGGTATCGAGGTTCTGAATCTGGCGCGCAAAGAATTCCCTCACGTGGAGTTCGTAATGATCTCCGGTCACGGGACCATCGAAACTGCGGTGAAGGCAACCAAGCTGGGCGCCTGGGACTTTATTGAAAAGCCTCTTTCCATGGACAAGATCCTGATTGTGATCTCCAATATCCTGAGCTACCAGCAGCAGAAGGAAGAAAAAGCGCTTCTGTTGAACAAGCTTCGTAAATCTATCGCTTTGATCGGCGAGGCTCCAAGCATCGTGGCGACGAAACAAATCATCGCACGCGTGGCACCGACCAGTTCCTGGGTTCTGATCCAGGGCGAAGCGGGCACCGGTAAAGAACTTGTCGCGCAGAATATCCATTACATGAGCTCTCGCGCCAGTCGTCCGTTTGTTGAAATCAACTGCGGTGGCATCCCTGAGGACCTTCAGGATTCCGAAATTTTCGGAATCGAAAAAGGCGCCATGCCGGGTGTTGAGCGCACGAAAAAAGGCAAACTGGATCTGGCTTTGGGCGGAACGCTTTACATTGCTGAGATCGGCGAGCTGAATCAGGCGGCGCAATCCAAGCTTTTGAAGTATCTCGACAGCCGTACCTATACCCGAGTGGGCGGTACGGAATTGATCGAAAACGATGTTCGTGTGATCGCAGCCTCTTCGAAGGATCTTGAAAAAGAAGTGAAGGACGGTCGTTTCCGTGAAGACCTTTACTATCGCCTGAACGTGATTCCTTTCCGCGTGCCTGCGCTGAGAGAGCATCCCGAGGACATCCCGGTGCTTGTTTCCTATTTCTCTGACAACGTTTCCCGCGAAAGCGGTTATCCGAAAAAAGCGTTTTCAGAAAAAGGCGTGGAAAAAATGCTGGCCTATCAGTGGCCGGGTAACGTTCGTGAACTGAAGAATTTTATTGAGCGCGTGTACATTCTGACTCCGGGCGATTTCGTGGACGTTCACGATCTGCGCTTCGCGGGTCTGATCGACAAAGACGACGAAAAGGCGGTGGAGATGCAGGATCTTTCCACCTTCCGTGAGGCACGCGCCCAGTTTGAAAAAGAATATCTGCTGCGCAAGATTGGCGAAAACAGCGGCAATATTTCGCGCACAGCAGAGGTGATTGGTCTGGAAAGAAGTTACCTGCACCGAAAGATCAAAGCCTACGGAATTGATACGAAAGAATAG
- a CDS encoding sensor histidine kinase, with translation MENTPLKDEFLPPGPQEFKKRRREIILVLVVSFLFGLLTWFEIRLFATSQQLPFVHSIFFFGLVNFNIILLLLLLFMIFRNVVKVFVERQGKVFGSSLKAKLVAAFVAFSFIPTVLMFIISVFYINSSFDKWFSAKMAGVLKSSIEVTNAYYFNAKKKNYHFAHQIADSLRPLRDQRAIEKKVEQLRKDFSLDAVEYYPSLFGKRVVVSAEDDTVPTVPAVSLEFLQKGIKLQAEASIIHQFGDGNLVRVIVPVQEGAERGAVVVSSFLPLSLISKMNDISTAYDEFRDINPLEYPLKSIYLYILVLMTFVILLAATWFGFYLAKQLSVPIVQLGRATRRVAGGDYTPLDVKAGSEEIADLIQSFNSMTVTLESTLAELDQHARYTDTVLKNVSAGVISVDKAGVVTTINRHAAQLLRVDPEKYIGHSVRDLLTLEYFRTFAELQKTMHDHKIESLQKELRLNVQGEAIPLQVTLSMLKDEKGEDIGKILVFDDMSPIVNAQRAAAWTEVARRIAHEIKNPLTPIKLSAERLQRKFGGSITDPAFSECTTMIVKQVDGLKNLVNEFSNFARLPQARPVVANLNSVVEESLGLYRQAHPQIDFEFSKDLELPDFKFDPDQIKRVLVNLVDNSVSAVAKESQPSVKITTRYDKDIKTVRMTVADNGEGIPAADRSRIFEPYYSTKEGGTGLGLAIVKRIIEDHNGFIRATANEPKGIKMVIEMPVNEVGAWKPSES, from the coding sequence ATGGAAAATACGCCCCTTAAGGATGAGTTTCTTCCTCCTGGTCCCCAGGAGTTTAAAAAGCGACGCCGCGAGATCATTTTGGTTCTTGTGGTGTCGTTTTTATTTGGTCTTCTGACGTGGTTTGAGATCCGCCTGTTCGCCACCAGTCAGCAGCTTCCGTTTGTTCACAGTATCTTCTTCTTCGGTCTGGTGAACTTCAACATCATCCTGCTGTTGCTTCTGCTGTTCATGATCTTCCGCAATGTCGTGAAGGTGTTCGTGGAAAGGCAGGGCAAAGTCTTTGGCTCAAGCTTAAAGGCCAAACTGGTCGCGGCCTTTGTGGCGTTCAGCTTTATTCCGACCGTGCTGATGTTCATCATCTCGGTGTTTTATATCAACTCCAGCTTCGACAAATGGTTCAGTGCGAAGATGGCCGGGGTTCTGAAAAGCTCCATCGAAGTCACCAACGCCTATTACTTCAACGCCAAGAAAAAGAACTATCACTTCGCCCATCAGATTGCGGATTCCCTTCGTCCGCTGCGTGATCAGCGTGCCATCGAAAAAAAGGTGGAACAGCTGCGCAAGGATTTCAGCCTGGATGCGGTCGAGTATTATCCATCGCTGTTTGGCAAGCGCGTGGTGGTGTCGGCCGAAGATGACACGGTCCCGACGGTGCCGGCAGTCTCACTGGAGTTCCTGCAAAAAGGTATCAAACTTCAGGCTGAAGCCAGTATCATTCACCAGTTTGGTGACGGCAACCTGGTGCGTGTGATTGTACCAGTGCAAGAGGGCGCCGAGCGGGGCGCGGTTGTCGTTTCAAGTTTTCTGCCGCTTTCATTGATTTCCAAGATGAATGACATTTCGACCGCCTACGATGAATTCCGCGACATCAATCCGCTGGAATATCCGTTGAAGTCGATCTATCTGTATATTCTGGTTCTGATGACCTTCGTGATTCTGCTGGCGGCAACGTGGTTTGGATTCTATTTGGCAAAACAGTTGTCAGTGCCGATCGTGCAACTGGGCCGCGCCACCCGCCGGGTTGCCGGGGGGGATTATACTCCCCTGGACGTCAAAGCCGGTTCAGAAGAGATTGCCGACTTGATTCAAAGCTTTAACTCGATGACTGTGACCCTGGAAAGCACGCTGGCCGAACTGGATCAACACGCGCGCTACACCGACACGGTTTTGAAAAACGTCAGCGCCGGGGTGATCTCGGTGGACAAGGCCGGGGTTGTAACCACGATCAATCGTCATGCGGCTCAGTTGCTGCGTGTGGACCCTGAAAAGTACATCGGGCATTCGGTGCGAGATCTGCTGACGCTGGAGTATTTCCGCACGTTCGCGGAACTGCAAAAAACCATGCACGATCACAAGATTGAAAGCTTGCAAAAAGAGCTGCGCCTGAATGTTCAGGGGGAAGCGATTCCGTTGCAGGTGACTTTGTCGATGCTGAAAGATGAAAAGGGCGAAGACATCGGTAAGATTCTGGTCTTTGACGACATGTCTCCGATTGTGAACGCCCAGCGTGCGGCCGCCTGGACGGAAGTGGCCCGTCGTATCGCGCATGAAATCAAAAATCCGCTGACGCCGATCAAACTTTCCGCCGAACGCCTGCAACGCAAGTTCGGGGGCTCGATCACGGACCCGGCTTTCAGTGAATGCACCACCATGATCGTGAAGCAGGTGGATGGGCTTAAGAATCTGGTGAACGAGTTCAGCAACTTTGCCCGTTTACCACAGGCCCGTCCGGTGGTGGCGAATTTGAACTCGGTGGTGGAAGAATCCCTGGGGCTGTACCGTCAGGCCCACCCGCAGATCGACTTTGAATTCAGCAAGGATCTGGAGCTGCCGGACTTTAAGTTTGATCCGGACCAGATCAAGCGTGTTCTGGTCAATTTGGTCGATAACTCAGTTTCGGCTGTTGCAAAAGAGTCACAGCCCAGCGTGAAAATCACCACGCGCTACGATAAAGACATCAAAACCGTGCGTATGACGGTGGCGGACAATGGCGAAGGCATCCCCGCAGCGGATCGAAGTCGCATTTTTGAGCCATACTACTCTACAAAAGAGGGCGGAACTGGGCTAGGATTGGCCATTGTGAAAAGGATTATCGAGGATCACAACGGGTTTATTCGTGCCACGGCCAATGAACCCAAAGGGATCAAGATGGTTATTGAAATGCCAGTGAACGAAGTCGGCGCATGGAAGCCGTCGGAGTCCTAG
- the proS gene encoding proline--tRNA ligase, which translates to MADTAITPTRSQNYPEWYQQVIVAADMAENSPVRGCMVIKPWGYAVWENMQGVLDRMFKDTGHVNAYFPLLIPLSFLEKEAAHVEGFAKECAVVTHHRLKGDGNGKLIPDGELEEPLIIRPTSETIIGHQFAKWVKSYRDLPILVNQWCNVMRWEMRTRMFLRTAEFLWQEGHTVHATAKEAQEETLQMLNVYAEFAEKYMAMPVIKGMKTPDERFPGAVDTYTIEALMQDKKALQAGTSHFLGQNFAKASEIKYLSAEGKEEFAWTTSWGVSTRLIGGLIMTHSDDNGFVVPPRLAPLHVVIIPIYRNDEERAQVLDYVKALEKDLKSQSYVGSSVRVKIDDRDMRGGEKAWQYIKQGVPVRVEVGPRDMAKGEVFVGRRDRGPKEKASMERNAFVANITHLLQEMQDGMFERAKQMRDESIKTITNLQDFEKYFTGGENTAPGFAKVPWCEAGMGHELLAQLKVTPRCMPLDQEPVQGNCIFSGKPATSWVLFAKSY; encoded by the coding sequence ATGGCAGATACAGCAATTACCCCGACACGTTCTCAAAACTATCCAGAGTGGTACCAGCAGGTGATCGTTGCCGCTGATATGGCGGAAAACTCTCCGGTGCGCGGTTGCATGGTGATCAAACCCTGGGGCTATGCCGTTTGGGAAAACATGCAGGGCGTTTTGGACCGCATGTTTAAAGACACCGGCCATGTGAATGCCTATTTCCCTCTTTTGATCCCGTTGAGCTTCCTTGAAAAAGAAGCGGCTCACGTGGAAGGCTTTGCGAAAGAGTGCGCGGTTGTGACTCATCACCGTTTGAAAGGTGATGGCAACGGCAAGCTGATCCCGGATGGTGAACTGGAAGAACCACTGATCATCCGTCCAACAAGCGAAACAATCATCGGTCACCAGTTTGCAAAATGGGTGAAATCCTATCGTGATCTGCCGATTCTGGTGAATCAGTGGTGTAATGTGATGAGATGGGAAATGCGCACGCGTATGTTCCTGAGAACCGCCGAATTCCTGTGGCAGGAGGGTCATACCGTTCACGCCACTGCGAAAGAGGCTCAGGAAGAAACCTTGCAGATGCTGAACGTGTATGCAGAGTTCGCTGAAAAATACATGGCGATGCCGGTGATCAAAGGCATGAAAACTCCGGATGAAAGATTCCCGGGTGCGGTTGACACTTACACGATCGAAGCACTGATGCAGGATAAGAAAGCCCTGCAGGCGGGAACCTCCCACTTCCTGGGTCAGAACTTTGCCAAAGCTTCCGAGATCAAGTACCTGAGCGCCGAAGGCAAGGAAGAGTTCGCATGGACCACCTCCTGGGGTGTTTCCACCCGTTTGATCGGTGGTCTGATCATGACCCACAGTGATGACAATGGCTTTGTGGTTCCGCCAAGACTGGCTCCTCTGCATGTCGTGATCATTCCGATTTATCGTAACGACGAAGAGCGTGCTCAGGTTCTGGATTATGTAAAAGCTCTGGAAAAAGATCTTAAGTCCCAGAGCTATGTGGGTTCTTCCGTGCGTGTGAAGATCGATGATCGTGACATGCGTGGCGGGGAAAAAGCATGGCAGTACATCAAGCAGGGTGTTCCGGTACGTGTGGAAGTCGGTCCTCGTGATATGGCAAAAGGTGAAGTCTTCGTCGGCCGCCGTGACCGCGGTCCGAAAGAGAAAGCTTCCATGGAAAGAAACGCTTTCGTGGCCAACATCACTCATCTTCTTCAGGAAATGCAGGATGGTATGTTTGAACGCGCGAAACAAATGCGCGATGAAAGTATCAAAACCATCACGAACCTGCAGGACTTTGAAAAGTACTTCACCGGTGGTGAAAACACGGCTCCGGGCTTTGCCAAGGTTCCTTGGTGTGAAGCCGGGATGGGGCATGAGCTGCTGGCGCAGTTGAAAGTGACTCCACGTTGTATGCCGCTGGATCAGGAGCCTGTACAGGGTAACTGCATCTTCTCTGGCAAGCCCGCGACGAGCTGGGTTCTTTTCGCCAAGTCCTATTAG
- the ribB gene encoding 3,4-dihydroxy-2-butanone-4-phosphate synthase, translated as MEFNTIPEIIDDVRNGKMVILVDDEDRENEGDLILAAEFATPQNINFMVKEARGLVCLCLTAQQVERLQLPLMVRDDLNFAPNKTAFMVSIEASEGISTGISAADRALTCRVAANPHAKPADIHMPGHIFPIRAQQGGVLKRAGHTEASVDLARLAGLNPAAVICEVMNDDGTMARVGDLREFAKKHGIKIGTIVDLIAYRLANETLVEELTSIPLPASFGENMQARVFRSTVDGLEHLVIQKGEIKKDHPTLVRVHVDNFTRDFMAVVQRGASSVLESIKAIAQEDHGAFVLLRGNNRTTGLAQELNVLVGLEDIRPTTPLMDERDYGIGAQILREIGANKIRLLTNKPEKKVGLKAFDIEIVEIVAMENLKGPK; from the coding sequence ATGGAATTCAACACAATCCCTGAGATCATCGATGATGTTCGTAATGGCAAGATGGTTATCCTGGTGGATGACGAAGATCGTGAAAACGAAGGCGATCTGATTCTAGCGGCTGAATTCGCAACGCCTCAAAATATCAATTTCATGGTGAAAGAAGCCCGCGGTCTGGTGTGCCTTTGTCTGACTGCCCAGCAGGTGGAACGTCTGCAACTTCCGCTGATGGTGCGTGACGATCTGAACTTTGCGCCGAACAAAACGGCGTTCATGGTCAGCATCGAAGCTTCTGAAGGGATCTCTACCGGTATTTCCGCTGCCGACCGTGCGCTGACGTGCCGAGTGGCTGCGAACCCGCATGCAAAACCTGCTGACATTCACATGCCGGGTCACATCTTCCCAATCCGCGCCCAGCAGGGCGGGGTTTTGAAGCGTGCCGGTCACACGGAAGCCAGCGTGGATCTGGCTCGTCTGGCGGGGTTGAATCCGGCTGCGGTGATCTGCGAAGTGATGAACGATGACGGCACTATGGCTCGCGTGGGTGACCTGCGTGAGTTCGCAAAAAAGCACGGTATCAAAATCGGCACGATCGTGGATCTGATTGCATACCGTCTAGCCAATGAAACTTTGGTGGAAGAGCTGACCAGCATTCCACTGCCGGCGTCTTTTGGTGAAAATATGCAGGCGCGCGTTTTCCGCAGCACCGTGGATGGGTTGGAACATTTGGTGATTCAAAAAGGTGAGATCAAGAAAGATCATCCAACCTTGGTTCGTGTCCACGTGGACAACTTCACCCGTGACTTTATGGCGGTGGTTCAGCGTGGGGCTTCGTCTGTGCTTGAAAGCATCAAGGCGATTGCGCAGGAAGATCATGGGGCTTTTGTGTTGCTTCGCGGGAACAACCGCACCACAGGTCTTGCTCAGGAGCTGAATGTGCTGGTGGGTCTTGAGGACATCCGTCCGACGACGCCGCTGATGGATGAGCGTGATTACGGCATCGGTGCGCAGATCCTGCGTGAAATCGGTGCGAACAAAATCCGTCTTTTGACCAACAAGCCTGAAAAGAAAGTCGGCTTGAAGGCCTTTGATATCGAAATCGTTGAAATTGTCGCAATGGAAAACTTGAAGGGACCAAAATAA
- a CDS encoding L,D-transpeptidase: MKSFILSLVMLLSVNALAESEPLDDLMTPDEIAAEAGFPRTEMNDNVLSLRDFDSIESLNVAREFPIVLVANKNAYGYEAQTMRVIQNGNLTNTWKISTGRERWETAKSGRQYFTTTPPGWFYPYSIVRNHYSQTWQTNMEFSVFFNGGVALHAANSAHNYQLGRRASGGCVRLHRDNAKYIYERVVQEGKGLVPVIRPNGAVARDWRGNVIRAVKYRTLIVVEGY; encoded by the coding sequence ATGAAATCCTTCATTCTTTCATTGGTGATGTTGCTGTCTGTAAATGCGCTTGCCGAATCGGAGCCATTGGATGACCTGATGACTCCGGATGAGATTGCCGCAGAGGCGGGGTTTCCACGTACTGAAATGAACGATAATGTCCTGAGCCTGCGGGATTTTGACTCGATCGAGTCCCTGAATGTGGCTCGGGAGTTCCCGATCGTTCTTGTCGCCAATAAAAACGCTTACGGTTATGAAGCCCAGACCATGCGGGTGATTCAGAATGGAAACCTGACAAACACCTGGAAAATATCAACGGGGAGGGAACGCTGGGAGACGGCCAAAAGCGGACGGCAATACTTCACCACAACGCCGCCGGGATGGTTCTATCCTTATTCGATTGTGCGCAATCACTACTCACAAACTTGGCAAACCAATATGGAATTCAGTGTCTTCTTTAACGGCGGGGTTGCCCTGCATGCCGCAAATTCCGCGCACAATTATCAATTGGGCCGCCGCGCTTCCGGTGGATGTGTCCGCCTGCATCGCGATAATGCAAAGTACATCTACGAACGGGTCGTGCAGGAAGGGAAAGGTCTGGTTCCCGTTATTCGACCCAACGGAGCTGTGGCCCGGGACTGGCGGGGCAATGTGATTCGCGCGGTGAAGTACCGCACACTGATCGTTGTTGAGGGATATTAA
- the ribH gene encoding 6,7-dimethyl-8-ribityllumazine synthase, translating into MGKIKVGVVTARWNQEITSKLEEGAISYLESCEDVEIFAALVPGAVEIPLACQAFLEAGCDGVVALGVVIRGDTSHYDYVCNSVTDGVTRLMLDYKKPIGFGVLTTENEEQAFARAGGEHGNKGEEAAQVTMEMIGLTQEIPAAMKTALMLAKKAPAKAAKKPAKAAAKTQKKKKKVRK; encoded by the coding sequence ATGGGAAAAATCAAAGTTGGTGTTGTCACCGCTCGTTGGAATCAGGAAATCACCTCTAAACTTGAAGAAGGCGCTATCAGCTATCTGGAGTCCTGTGAAGACGTAGAGATCTTTGCAGCTTTGGTTCCGGGCGCGGTGGAAATCCCATTGGCGTGCCAGGCGTTCCTTGAGGCGGGCTGTGACGGTGTTGTGGCTTTGGGTGTGGTGATCCGCGGTGACACTTCTCACTATGACTATGTTTGCAACTCTGTGACTGACGGCGTAACCCGTCTTATGCTTGATTACAAAAAACCGATCGGTTTCGGCGTTCTGACGACTGAAAACGAAGAGCAGGCTTTCGCCCGTGCCGGTGGCGAACATGGCAACAAGGGTGAAGAAGCGGCTCAGGTGACGATGGAAATGATCGGCCTGACCCAGGAAATCCCTGCGGCCATGAAGACAGCTCTGATGCTGGCTAAAAAAGCCCCTGCGAAAGCGGCCAAGAAGCCTGCAAAAGCTGCGGCAAAAACACAAAAAAAGAAGAAAAAAGTAAGAAAGTAA
- a CDS encoding AIR carboxylase family protein gives MKIQVLFGSANDERVYGPLCRSLEKCGDVKMEVASAHRDPARVHEVVKTCGADAFVAGAGLAAHLPGVVASLTDKPVFGVAVNGAFAGLDAFLSIVQMPRGIPVAAVTEENANTIGDFLVRLAKVPQDRLCLHWNRSLESYSPIQKALDEIQTQTGLSVEWTTAQAENCLGEIVSPWELPRTQGLNLFLCEKEQLASSNLALDFYAKARHGGFWVGANNVTNFVNQWNKLKVLGAGR, from the coding sequence ATGAAAATTCAGGTTCTTTTTGGCAGTGCGAATGATGAGCGTGTGTACGGTCCGTTGTGCCGTTCCCTTGAAAAATGCGGTGATGTAAAAATGGAAGTGGCGTCGGCCCACCGTGATCCAGCCCGGGTCCACGAGGTTGTAAAAACCTGTGGGGCTGATGCTTTTGTGGCAGGCGCAGGTTTGGCCGCTCACCTGCCGGGTGTTGTGGCTTCTTTAACAGACAAGCCAGTCTTCGGAGTGGCCGTGAACGGGGCTTTTGCCGGGCTTGATGCCTTTTTATCCATTGTGCAAATGCCGCGCGGGATTCCGGTGGCCGCAGTGACTGAAGAAAATGCCAACACCATCGGGGACTTCCTCGTGCGTCTGGCGAAGGTCCCTCAAGACCGTCTGTGTCTGCACTGGAACCGCAGCCTTGAAAGCTATTCACCGATTCAAAAAGCCCTGGATGAAATCCAGACACAAACCGGATTGTCGGTTGAATGGACGACGGCTCAGGCCGAAAACTGTCTGGGGGAGATCGTCAGCCCGTGGGAGTTGCCACGCACCCAAGGCTTGAATTTGTTCCTGTGTGAAAAGGAACAACTGGCAAGCTCTAATCTTGCGTTGGACTTCTATGCCAAAGCCCGGCACGGCGGATTCTGGGTGGGGGCCAACAACGTGACCAATTTCGTGAATCAATGGAATAAACTGAAAGTTTTGGGAGCAGGACGATGA
- a CDS encoding riboflavin synthase, whose product MFSGIVESVMPIESSEELTNAYRIKIKKPSEFNDIKLGDSIACDGACLTVEAFDDQTMTFALAAETIKVLEWNPQSWLGKQVNLERSLRFGDRIHGHLVTGHVDSLGTVTRADLEGESFFLDVKVADTILPYVWKKGSVTLNGVSLTVNELAGSVVSVCLIPETLKRTNLGLLKPGSRINVEPDYMARAIQRSLEVRKG is encoded by the coding sequence ATGTTTTCTGGAATCGTAGAATCTGTGATGCCCATTGAAAGCTCTGAAGAGCTGACCAATGCCTATCGTATTAAAATCAAAAAACCTTCTGAATTCAATGACATAAAGCTCGGCGACAGCATTGCCTGTGACGGCGCCTGCCTGACCGTGGAAGCTTTTGATGATCAAACCATGACCTTTGCTTTGGCGGCCGAGACCATCAAGGTTCTTGAATGGAACCCGCAAAGCTGGCTGGGTAAGCAAGTCAATCTTGAGAGATCTTTGCGTTTTGGCGACCGTATTCACGGCCATCTGGTGACCGGTCACGTCGACAGCCTGGGGACAGTGACCCGCGCGGATCTGGAGGGGGAGTCCTTCTTCCTGGATGTGAAAGTGGCTGACACGATCCTGCCGTATGTTTGGAAAAAGGGCAGCGTGACTCTGAATGGGGTCAGCCTGACCGTTAACGAACTTGCAGGCTCTGTGGTGTCTGTCTGCCTGATTCCTGAAACTTTGAAACGCACAAACTTGGGACTGCTTAAGCCGGGCAGCCGTATCAATGTGGAGCCTGATTACATGGCTCGCGCCATCCAACGTTCTTTGGAAGTCAGAAAGGGCTAA
- the purF gene encoding amidophosphoribosyltransferase, with translation MCGVVGLIGEDQAGEKLYPALFALQHRGQDAAGILSYDFERSQFHLEKDLGLVEDVFTTERRKRLKGTMALGHTRYSTIGSVDKEDLQPIFLSYPYGIGMIHNGNVTNYDEIVDYLRNRKLRWTFSRNDLEILMHMVAVGLSSRKDNPDLPSSLAEAVKELLQTVQGAYSSIGMLAEQGMFAFSDLNGIRPLLIGRQKKGDKYNYCFASEKQVFFGLGYEYWRDLRPGELVFVDKDRNLHSFVLSEKKPRPCMFEWIYFAGSETEWHGRPVYEVRLKLGEILAEECRKKGLDIDVVAPVPDTSRAAACRLAEVLEKPYREVLIKNRYVQRSFIVNEPEVRKMMVNLKLSPVQSEIKGKKILLVDDSIVRGTTSARIIRLLRDAGAEKVYLASTCPPIRHPCFYGIDFPDGESLVAHKRSEAEVEKILEVDGLVFLPLNRLQEGLGLKNLCSACLDGDYPVPVSTENFLKTRNINLGGEL, from the coding sequence ATGTGTGGCGTTGTAGGACTCATTGGTGAAGATCAGGCCGGCGAAAAATTGTATCCGGCGCTCTTCGCTCTTCAGCACCGTGGGCAGGATGCCGCAGGCATTCTGAGCTATGACTTTGAACGTTCTCAGTTTCATCTGGAAAAGGATCTGGGCTTGGTGGAAGACGTCTTCACCACCGAACGCCGCAAGCGCCTGAAGGGCACCATGGCTCTGGGGCACACACGTTATTCCACTATCGGCAGCGTCGACAAAGAGGACCTGCAACCGATCTTTTTAAGTTATCCCTATGGCATCGGCATGATCCATAACGGAAACGTGACGAACTATGATGAAATCGTGGATTATCTGCGCAACCGAAAACTGCGGTGGACCTTTTCGCGCAACGATCTGGAAATTTTGATGCACATGGTGGCCGTCGGTCTGTCTTCACGCAAGGACAACCCGGATCTACCTTCCAGTCTGGCCGAAGCAGTGAAAGAGCTTCTGCAAACCGTGCAGGGTGCTTACAGCTCTATCGGAATGCTGGCCGAGCAGGGTATGTTTGCCTTCAGCGACTTGAATGGCATTCGGCCTTTGCTGATCGGTCGACAGAAAAAGGGCGACAAATACAATTACTGCTTTGCCTCTGAAAAACAGGTTTTCTTTGGACTGGGATATGAATACTGGCGGGATCTGCGCCCCGGGGAGCTGGTCTTTGTCGACAAGGACCGCAATCTGCATTCCTTCGTTTTGAGTGAAAAGAAACCGCGTCCGTGCATGTTTGAATGGATCTATTTTGCGGGCTCTGAAACCGAATGGCACGGCCGTCCGGTCTATGAAGTGCGCCTGAAGCTGGGGGAAATCCTGGCTGAAGAGTGCCGCAAAAAGGGCCTGGATATAGATGTGGTGGCTCCGGTGCCGGACACCTCGCGGGCGGCGGCCTGCCGTCTGGCGGAAGTGCTGGAAAAACCTTACCGCGAAGTTCTGATCAAAAACCGCTATGTGCAAAGAAGCTTTATCGTCAACGAACCCGAAGTCCGCAAGATGATGGTGAATCTGAAGCTTTCACCGGTGCAAAGCGAGATCAAAGGTAAAAAAATCCTGCTGGTGGATGACAGCATTGTGCGCGGGACCACTTCCGCGCGGATCATTCGCTTGCTTCGTGATGCGGGGGCGGAAAAGGTCTATCTGGCCAGCACCTGTCCTCCGATTCGCCACCCTTGTTTTTACGGCATTGATTTCCCGGACGGGGAATCGCTGGTGGCGCACAAACGCAGTGAAGCTGAAGTGGAAAAGATTTTGGAGGTCGACGGCCTGGTCTTCCTGCCTCTGAATCGGCTGCAAGAGGGCCTGGGCCTTAAGAATCTTTGCAGCGCTTGTCTTGATGGTGATTATCCTGTTCCGGTCTCAACTGAAAACTTTTTGAAGACCCGGAACATTAATTTAGGTGGTGAACTATGA
- a CDS encoding KH domain-containing protein yields the protein MLAVVKTQESEVRDRIAYLLENVVKEMASGAEGIEVKYASGERTTVYQINVPQEHRGKLIGAQGKNITSLRNILAAMAGSHGFRAIIELVV from the coding sequence GTGTTAGCAGTAGTTAAAACGCAAGAGAGTGAAGTTAGGGATCGCATTGCATATTTGCTGGAGAATGTGGTCAAAGAAATGGCTTCTGGTGCAGAAGGTATTGAGGTGAAATACGCTTCCGGCGAACGCACGACAGTGTATCAAATCAATGTTCCTCAAGAACATCGTGGAAAGTTGATTGGGGCCCAGGGAAAGAACATTACTTCGTTGCGCAATATTCTGGCGGCAATGGCTGGAAGCCATGGGTTTCGCGCAATCATCGAGCTTGTTGTATAG